The following are from one region of the Geoalkalibacter subterraneus genome:
- a CDS encoding EAL domain-containing protein, translated as MSENSCIRHGIEPREEVILLVEDAQGFARIVTRILEKAGFTLAIVGTGTDALAWLREHDPSLMLLDYNLPDMSGRAVIETLRADGRFVPFVIITGNGDERVAVDMMKLGAFDYLVKDEAFLTLLPSVVRQTLDRVSVSRRLQETEEMLEERQEHLRAFAAALPDMVLVLDEEGRIVETLSGEDGSDAPWSGSLMGRHVRDVFGTRNALLFQGAIQETLAGGISKVVEYSLFDTQGDRWFEGRTAPVNFRDRPPLVVWVAREITERKKSEEQLRKLLRAIEQSPSIVMITDAEGVIEYVNPTFCEVTGYRAEEVQGQSPTLLQSDVHPEEFHREMWNDISSGQDWRGEFANRRKSGDVYWEHAMISPVRNERGHVTHYLKVAEDITARKNADEKIHTLTYFDVLTGLPNQALFYDRVRQGISAAHRAGEKLGVVVVDIDHFQRINNAFAHGFGDQVLRMVADRLRRTLREEDTIARFWGDSFLLALPRLRTEDDLLRVTHKISNAFIAPFRIEQREIFLTVSMGLTLFPSDGTTVDVLLKNAEAALGRSKEQGPGGFALYSPSMNRQASESLMLQGDLRKGIERGQFELFYQPQLDVATRRVVGAEALVRWRHPTQGLLFPDKFIQLAEETNLICPLGDWIILEACRQLAQWNKAGVRNFRMSINLSPRQFHSSDCVAVIEQGVREYGIDPTQLTFEITETLILWNTEKAISALNRLKEMGCHVAIDDFGTGYSSLGYLQKFPLNTIKIDKSFVMQSDRNPQDASICRTIIAMAHSLGLRVLAEGVEKEEHYGFLRDNGCHEMQGYLFSKPVAVDEFSSRWLTQV; from the coding sequence ATGAGTGAAAATTCGTGCATCCGCCATGGCATCGAGCCTCGTGAAGAGGTGATCCTGCTGGTTGAGGATGCGCAGGGCTTTGCTCGTATCGTGACGCGTATCCTGGAAAAGGCGGGGTTCACCCTGGCCATCGTCGGCACTGGCACCGATGCCCTGGCCTGGCTGCGCGAACACGACCCTTCGCTGATGCTGCTCGATTATAACCTGCCGGATATGAGCGGCCGCGCCGTCATCGAGACGCTGCGGGCCGACGGCCGTTTTGTTCCCTTCGTCATTATTACCGGCAACGGCGACGAGCGCGTGGCGGTGGATATGATGAAGCTCGGAGCCTTTGACTACCTGGTCAAGGACGAGGCTTTTCTCACCCTGCTCCCCTCCGTCGTACGTCAGACCCTGGACCGGGTTTCCGTTTCGCGCCGTCTGCAGGAGACGGAAGAAATGCTGGAAGAGCGCCAGGAACATCTGCGCGCCTTTGCCGCCGCCCTGCCCGATATGGTGTTAGTGCTCGACGAGGAGGGACGCATTGTCGAAACCCTTTCCGGGGAGGACGGCTCTGATGCACCCTGGTCGGGATCTCTCATGGGGCGCCATGTCCGCGATGTGTTCGGGACGCGCAATGCCCTGCTGTTTCAGGGGGCCATTCAGGAGACGTTGGCCGGCGGGATCAGCAAGGTGGTGGAATATTCGCTTTTTGACACCCAGGGCGATCGCTGGTTCGAAGGGCGCACGGCACCGGTCAATTTCCGCGACCGTCCCCCCCTGGTGGTGTGGGTGGCGCGCGAGATTACCGAGCGCAAAAAATCCGAAGAACAGTTGCGCAAGCTGCTGCGCGCCATCGAGCAGAGCCCCAGCATCGTCATGATCACCGACGCCGAGGGGGTGATCGAATATGTCAATCCTACGTTCTGCGAAGTGACCGGATACCGCGCCGAGGAAGTGCAGGGGCAGTCGCCCACTTTGCTGCAGTCGGATGTGCATCCTGAGGAATTCCATCGCGAGATGTGGAACGATATTTCCAGCGGGCAGGATTGGCGGGGCGAGTTTGCCAACCGTCGCAAGTCCGGCGATGTCTATTGGGAACATGCCATGATCTCACCGGTGCGCAACGAGCGCGGTCATGTGACCCACTACCTCAAGGTGGCTGAGGATATCACCGCCCGCAAGAACGCCGACGAGAAGATTCACACTCTGACTTACTTCGATGTCTTGACGGGGTTGCCGAACCAGGCACTTTTCTATGACCGTGTGCGCCAGGGGATATCAGCCGCTCACCGAGCCGGTGAAAAGCTTGGTGTGGTGGTGGTCGATATCGACCATTTTCAGCGTATCAACAATGCCTTTGCCCATGGGTTCGGCGATCAGGTTCTGCGCATGGTGGCCGATCGCCTGCGCCGCACCCTGCGCGAGGAAGACACCATCGCCCGCTTCTGGGGCGACAGCTTCCTGCTGGCGCTGCCACGCCTGCGCACCGAAGATGATCTGCTGCGTGTCACGCACAAAATCAGCAACGCTTTCATTGCGCCGTTTCGAATCGAGCAGCGCGAGATTTTCCTCACCGTAAGCATGGGGTTGACTCTCTTCCCCTCTGACGGCACCACGGTGGACGTATTACTCAAAAATGCGGAAGCCGCTCTGGGCCGCAGCAAGGAGCAGGGCCCGGGCGGCTTTGCTTTGTACTCTCCCAGCATGAACCGGCAGGCTTCCGAGAGTCTGATGCTGCAGGGCGATCTGCGCAAAGGCATTGAGCGGGGGCAGTTCGAGCTGTTCTACCAGCCGCAACTCGATGTGGCGACCCGCCGCGTTGTCGGCGCCGAGGCGCTGGTACGCTGGCGCCATCCCACCCAGGGGTTGCTTTTCCCGGACAAATTCATTCAGCTGGCCGAAGAGACCAATCTGATCTGCCCTCTCGGCGACTGGATTATCCTGGAAGCCTGCCGGCAGCTGGCCCAGTGGAACAAGGCCGGGGTCCGCAATTTCCGCATGTCCATAAACCTTTCGCCGCGCCAGTTCCATTCTTCCGATTGCGTTGCCGTGATCGAGCAGGGGGTGCGCGAATACGGCATCGACCCAACGCAATTGACCTTCGAGATCACCGAAACCCTGATCCTGTGGAACACCGAAAAAGCGATCAGCGCTCTCAACCGCCTCAAAGAGATGGGGTGTCACGTCGCCATCGATGACTTCGGCACCGGGTATTCATCCCTGGGCTATCTGCAGAAATTCCCCCTCAATACCATCAAGATCGACAAGAGCTTCGTCATGCAGTCCGACCGGAACCCGCAGGACGCCTCTATCTGCCGCACCATCATCGCCATGGCCCACAGCCTCGGCCTGCGAGTGCTGGCCGAAGGGGTCGAAAAGGAAGAGCATTACGGTTTTCTGCGTGACAACGGCTGCCATGAGATGCAGGGCTACCTGTTCAGCAAGCCGGTCGCCGTGGACGAGTTCAGCAGCCGCTGGCTCACCCAAGTCTGA
- a CDS encoding DUF6544 family protein has protein sequence MNFWLILSVIIVASCIGILFFYRAREASFAKSLEVRLTAAKSSHDADFCSLSTTLPPPVSRYFRHVLGEDQRLIPAVEILQSGELRTGTEGRVGVRDLVDHLDTLSNIRRLAEQADKAARYLTILSDYPAMDPIPEQDARSEE, from the coding sequence ATGAACTTCTGGTTGATATTAAGTGTCATAATAGTCGCTTCATGTATCGGCATCCTTTTTTTCTACCGGGCAAGAGAGGCTTCTTTTGCAAAAAGTCTGGAAGTAAGACTGACTGCTGCGAAAAGTTCCCACGACGCTGACTTTTGCTCCCTCTCCACCACCCTGCCACCACCCGTCTCCCGCTATTTTCGCCATGTCCTCGGCGAGGATCAGAGGCTGATTCCGGCCGTGGAAATTCTACAGAGCGGAGAGCTGCGCACCGGCACCGAAGGTCGTGTCGGAGTACGGGATCTGGTCGATCACCTCGACACCCTGAGCAACATCCGCCGGTTGGCTGAACAGGCGGATAAAGCGGCACGCTATTTGACAATCCTGAGCGACTATCCGGCAATGGATCCGATCCCTGAACAGGATGCGAGGAGTGAGGAGTGA
- a CDS encoding hybrid sensor histidine kinase/response regulator produces the protein MSLQDISQRKNCSDKNTVRILIVEDEPDLAEMLEYSLRQAGFETLSCADGFSACRLIERERPDLVLLDIMLPELDGWEVCRLLRSVPDESTATTPVIMLTALDAVEQRVRGLELGADAYVTKPYALREVVAHIRNLTARRRRDEAKRKEVGELRERDRLRGDIQSLLFHELRNHLLVIGGFSNLLIRGDSSPSGKPAHDYVRAIHRSSNYLSLIADEFHLVRHIENGRLALKAEPLLLDELVREVVALFAPFATDKGVKLELRGWQQSPLLIANRAALKVVLCNLVDNAIKYGGEGGRVTIVYRSDRLRGLSGFSVLDRGPGISPDRQNAVFEKFVRGEKDASARAGAGLGLYVVRTLVESLGGRVILHSRSGAGSCFEVLFPQGDHEKGNQGE, from the coding sequence ATGAGCCTTCAGGACATTTCGCAGCGCAAGAACTGTTCCGACAAAAACACGGTTCGCATTCTTATCGTTGAGGATGAGCCGGATCTTGCCGAGATGCTGGAATATTCTCTGCGGCAGGCTGGTTTCGAGACATTGAGCTGCGCCGACGGCTTCAGTGCCTGCCGCTTGATTGAGCGAGAACGCCCGGACCTGGTGCTGCTGGATATCATGCTGCCGGAGCTGGACGGCTGGGAAGTCTGCCGCCTGCTGCGCAGCGTACCCGATGAAAGTACGGCCACCACGCCGGTGATCATGCTGACGGCTCTCGACGCGGTGGAGCAGCGGGTGCGCGGCCTTGAGCTGGGAGCCGATGCCTACGTCACCAAACCTTATGCACTGCGGGAGGTGGTGGCGCATATCCGAAACCTGACGGCAAGGCGCCGTCGGGATGAGGCAAAGCGGAAAGAGGTTGGTGAGCTACGGGAGCGCGATCGCCTGCGTGGCGATATCCAGAGCCTTCTGTTTCACGAGCTGCGCAATCACCTGCTGGTGATTGGCGGATTTTCCAATCTGCTGATCCGGGGAGACAGTTCTCCGTCAGGCAAGCCGGCTCACGATTATGTCCGGGCGATCCATCGCAGCTCCAATTACCTGAGCCTGATCGCGGACGAGTTCCACCTGGTGCGCCATATTGAGAACGGTCGCCTGGCCCTGAAGGCCGAACCTCTGCTGCTCGATGAACTGGTGCGGGAGGTGGTGGCACTTTTTGCCCCCTTTGCAACAGACAAGGGGGTGAAGCTGGAGCTGCGGGGGTGGCAGCAGTCACCGCTTTTAATCGCAAACCGCGCAGCTCTCAAGGTGGTGTTGTGCAATCTGGTCGATAATGCCATCAAGTACGGCGGTGAAGGTGGAAGGGTCACAATTGTTTATCGTTCCGACCGGTTGCGGGGCCTGTCGGGATTCAGTGTCCTCGATCGCGGGCCCGGCATCAGCCCTGATCGTCAGAATGCGGTGTTTGAAAAATTTGTCCGCGGTGAAAAGGACGCCAGTGCGCGTGCCGGCGCGGGGCTTGGCCTGTATGTCGTGCGAACTCTCGTCGAATCACTCGGTGGTCGCGTCATATTGCACAGTCGATCGGGAGCGGGCAGTTGTTTTGAGGTGCTGTTTCCACAGGGCGATCACGAAAAGGGAAACCAGGGAGAGTGA